The following coding sequences are from one Oryzisolibacter sp. LB2S window:
- the der gene encoding ribosome biogenesis GTPase Der: MKPVIALVGRPNVGKSTLFNRLTKSRDAIVADFAGLTRDRHYGNGRLGKREYIVIDTGGFEPDAGSGIYREMAKQTRQAVAEADVVVFVVDVRAGVSAQDHDIANFLRRLGKPCVLVGNKAEGMQDSAHLAEFYELGLGEVFPVSAAHGQGIRSLVERALEPLALPETDEGDVNAETNVIRLAVAGRPNVGKSTLINTWLGEERLVAFDMPGTTRDAISVPFERNGQKFELIDTAGLRRKGRVFEAIEKFSVVKTLQAIESAHVVLLLLDATQGVTDQDAHIAGYILESGRAVVIAVNKWDAVDDYARQQLERSIETRLSFLKFAPLHFISAIRRQGIGPLWSSIVQAYKSANRKMPTPVLTRLLQEAVQFQTPKRAGGYRPKLRYAHQGGMNPPVIVIHGNSLEHVSDAYKRFLEGRFRKEFDLVGTPLRIELRTSSNPYVDK, encoded by the coding sequence ATGAAACCGGTCATCGCCCTGGTGGGGCGGCCCAATGTGGGCAAATCCACCCTGTTCAACCGCCTGACGAAGTCGCGCGACGCCATCGTGGCCGATTTTGCCGGCCTCACGCGCGACCGCCACTACGGCAATGGCCGCCTGGGCAAGCGCGAGTACATCGTCATCGACACGGGCGGCTTCGAGCCCGATGCCGGCAGCGGCATCTACCGCGAGATGGCCAAGCAGACGCGCCAGGCCGTGGCCGAGGCCGATGTGGTCGTCTTCGTCGTGGATGTGCGTGCCGGCGTATCGGCACAGGACCACGACATTGCCAACTTCCTGCGCCGCCTGGGCAAGCCCTGCGTGCTCGTGGGCAACAAGGCCGAGGGCATGCAGGACAGCGCCCACCTCGCAGAGTTCTATGAACTCGGCCTGGGGGAGGTGTTCCCCGTCTCCGCCGCGCACGGGCAGGGCATACGCAGTCTGGTGGAGCGCGCGCTCGAGCCGCTTGCGCTGCCCGAGACGGACGAGGGTGACGTCAACGCCGAAACCAACGTCATACGCCTGGCCGTCGCGGGGCGACCGAATGTCGGCAAGTCCACGCTGATCAACACCTGGCTGGGTGAGGAGCGTCTCGTGGCCTTCGACATGCCGGGCACAACGCGCGATGCCATCTCGGTGCCGTTTGAGCGCAATGGCCAGAAGTTCGAGCTCATCGACACCGCAGGTCTGCGGCGAAAGGGCAGGGTGTTCGAGGCCATCGAGAAGTTCTCCGTGGTCAAGACGCTGCAGGCCATCGAGTCGGCCCATGTGGTGCTGCTGCTGCTCGACGCCACGCAGGGCGTCACGGATCAGGACGCGCATATCGCGGGCTACATCCTCGAGAGCGGAAGGGCCGTGGTCATCGCCGTGAACAAATGGGACGCCGTGGACGACTACGCGCGCCAGCAGCTCGAGCGCTCCATCGAGACGCGGCTGTCCTTCCTCAAGTTCGCGCCGCTGCACTTCATCTCGGCCATCAGGCGCCAGGGCATAGGCCCGTTGTGGTCATCCATCGTCCAGGCCTACAAGTCGGCCAACCGCAAGATGCCGACGCCGGTGCTCACGCGCCTGCTGCAGGAGGCCGTCCAGTTCCAGACGCCCAAGCGTGCCGGAGGCTATCGCCCCAAGCTGCGCTATGCGCATCAGGGCGGCATGAACCCGCCGGTCATCGTGATCCACGGCAACTCGCTCGAGCATGTCTCCGACGCCTACAAGCGCTTCCTGGAGGGGCGCTTCCGCAAGGAGTTCGATCTGGTGGGTACGCCGCTGCGCATCGAGCTGCGAACGTCCAGCAATCCTTACGTGGACAAGTGA
- the hfq gene encoding RNA chaperone Hfq: MSNKGQLLQDPFLNALRREHVPVSIYLVNGIKLQGQIESFDQYVVLLRNTVTQMVYKHAISTIVPGRAVNFSAAEPADGAAQ, encoded by the coding sequence GTGAGCAATAAAGGTCAGCTTCTTCAAGACCCCTTCCTCAACGCACTGCGTCGCGAGCATGTGCCGGTGTCCATTTACCTGGTCAATGGCATCAAGCTGCAGGGGCAGATCGAATCCTTCGATCAATACGTCGTGCTGCTGCGCAACACGGTGACCCAGATGGTGTACAAGCACGCCATCTCGACCATCGTTCCGGGGCGTGCCGTCAACTTTTCCGCGGCCGAGCCTGCCGACGGAGCCGCGCAGTAA
- the hflX gene encoding GTPase HflX has translation MSSHASHDSRSTPVLLVGVDFGAPHFDAELQELGLLAQTAGLNPVARLTCKRKTPDAALFVGSGKADELRTLAQMHGAREVLFDQALSPAQQRNLERHLQLPVNDRTMLILEIFAQRARSHEGKLQVELARLQYLSTRLVRRWSHLERQQGGIGMRGGPGETQIELDKRMIGDAIKRTRERLQKVKRQRATQRRQRERRNTFNISLVGYTNAGKSTLFNALVKARAYAADQLFATLDTTTRQLYLGEGVGSISLSDTVGFIRDLPHGLVDAFQATLQEAVDADLLLHVVDAANPEFPEQIVQVQQVLAEIGASDIPQLLVFNKLDAMAPEGRPAHRRDVYELDGRPVPRVFVSARMGEGVPLLRECLAGMVAEASSRTMSPEQAAPLSGPSS, from the coding sequence TTGAGTTCCCACGCTTCCCATGATTCCCGCTCCACGCCGGTTCTGTTGGTCGGCGTGGATTTCGGCGCTCCGCATTTCGATGCCGAATTGCAGGAACTGGGCTTGCTGGCCCAGACGGCGGGGCTCAACCCGGTTGCGCGTCTGACCTGCAAGCGAAAGACGCCCGACGCCGCGCTGTTTGTGGGCAGCGGCAAGGCCGACGAGCTGCGTACCCTGGCGCAAATGCATGGCGCGCGCGAAGTGTTGTTTGACCAGGCCCTGAGCCCGGCGCAACAACGCAATCTGGAGCGCCATCTGCAGCTGCCGGTCAATGACCGGACCATGCTCATCCTGGAGATCTTTGCCCAGCGTGCCCGCAGCCATGAGGGCAAGCTGCAGGTGGAACTCGCGCGTCTGCAGTACCTGAGCACGCGACTGGTGCGGCGCTGGTCGCACCTGGAGCGTCAGCAGGGCGGCATCGGCATGCGTGGCGGCCCGGGTGAGACGCAGATCGAGCTGGACAAGCGCATGATTGGCGATGCCATCAAGCGCACACGAGAGCGTCTGCAGAAGGTCAAGCGTCAGCGCGCCACCCAGCGGCGTCAGCGCGAGCGGCGCAACACGTTCAATATCTCGCTGGTGGGCTACACCAACGCGGGGAAGTCGACGCTGTTCAACGCCTTGGTCAAGGCGCGTGCGTACGCGGCCGACCAGTTGTTTGCCACCCTTGACACTACCACGCGCCAGCTCTATCTGGGCGAGGGCGTGGGCTCGATCTCCCTCTCGGACACCGTGGGGTTCATCCGCGATCTGCCGCATGGGTTGGTGGATGCGTTTCAGGCCACCTTGCAGGAGGCTGTGGACGCCGACCTGCTGCTGCATGTGGTGGATGCCGCGAATCCGGAGTTTCCGGAGCAGATCGTTCAGGTACAACAGGTGCTGGCGGAGATCGGCGCTTCGGACATCCCTCAGCTGCTGGTGTTCAACAAGCTCGATGCCATGGCGCCCGAGGGCAGGCCCGCGCATAGACGCGATGTGTATGAGCTCGATGGCCGGCCCGTGCCCCGTGTCTTCGTCAGTGCGCGGATGGGGGAGGGCGTTCCGCTGTTGCGAGAGTGCCTGGCAGGGATGGTCGCGGAAGCATCATCGCGCACCATGTCCCCTGAACAGGCTGCGCCTTTGTCGGGCCCATCGAGTTGA
- the hflK gene encoding FtsH protease activity modulator HflK: MNVHNRASRWAMLPERIRGMFNLNDPRWGRGDDGKGESQDRPPSERPSEDAPQSGRGRDRGPAGQPPDLDELWRDLNRRLSGLFGGGGGNRGRSSNGGNGGFQPDMKNAGMGIGLIAAIAVLIWLGTGFFIVQEGQQAVITQFGKYKSTVNAGFNWRLPYPIQRHELVFVTQIRSVDVGRDTIIKSTGLRESAMLTEDENIVEIKFAVQYRLNDARAWLFESRNPADAVVQVAETAVREVVGKMKMDTALAEERDQIAPRVRNLMQTILDRYKIGVEVVGINLQQGGVRPPEQVQAAFDDVLKAGQERERAKNEAQAYANDVIPRAVGTASRLGEEAAAYKARIVAQSQGDAQRFSAVLAEYQKAPQVTRDRMYLETMQQIYSNVTKVLVESRQGSNLLYLPLDKIMQGVAQSVPAAAIEAPATAAGSSAPSVPSSQFSSDSRARDVSRSRERESR; the protein is encoded by the coding sequence ATGAACGTTCATAACCGCGCCTCGCGTTGGGCCATGCTGCCGGAGCGCATCCGAGGGATGTTCAATCTCAACGACCCGCGCTGGGGGCGCGGTGACGACGGCAAGGGCGAGTCGCAGGATCGACCTCCGTCAGAGCGCCCTTCCGAGGATGCCCCGCAATCGGGCCGGGGACGTGATCGTGGCCCGGCTGGACAGCCGCCCGATCTCGATGAGCTTTGGCGCGACCTCAACCGCAGGCTCAGCGGCCTGTTCGGTGGGGGTGGTGGCAACCGGGGGCGCTCTTCCAATGGAGGCAATGGCGGTTTTCAGCCCGACATGAAGAACGCCGGCATGGGCATTGGGTTGATCGCCGCGATTGCGGTGCTAATCTGGCTGGGCACGGGCTTCTTCATCGTCCAGGAAGGCCAGCAAGCGGTCATCACGCAGTTTGGCAAGTACAAGAGCACCGTCAACGCCGGTTTCAACTGGCGTCTGCCGTATCCGATTCAGCGTCATGAGCTGGTGTTCGTCACCCAGATCCGCTCGGTGGATGTGGGGCGCGACACCATCATCAAAAGCACCGGCCTGCGCGAATCGGCCATGCTGACCGAGGATGAGAACATCGTCGAGATCAAGTTTGCCGTGCAATACCGTCTGAATGATGCGCGCGCGTGGCTGTTCGAGAGTCGCAACCCCGCGGATGCCGTGGTGCAGGTGGCCGAGACCGCGGTGCGCGAGGTGGTGGGCAAGATGAAGATGGACACGGCCCTGGCCGAAGAGCGTGATCAGATCGCCCCGCGTGTGCGCAATCTCATGCAGACCATCCTGGATCGCTACAAGATCGGCGTCGAGGTGGTTGGCATCAATCTGCAGCAGGGGGGGGTGCGCCCTCCAGAGCAGGTGCAGGCGGCTTTTGATGATGTGCTCAAGGCGGGACAGGAGCGTGAGCGCGCCAAGAACGAGGCACAGGCCTATGCCAACGACGTGATTCCCAGAGCCGTTGGTACGGCATCGCGTCTCGGAGAGGAGGCTGCCGCGTACAAGGCGCGCATCGTGGCGCAGTCCCAGGGTGATGCGCAGCGCTTCAGCGCGGTGCTGGCCGAGTACCAGAAGGCGCCGCAGGTGACGCGCGACCGCATGTATCTCGAAACCATGCAACAGATTTACTCCAACGTCACCAAGGTGTTGGTGGAGTCTCGTCAGGGCTCGAATCTGCTGTACCTGCCGCTCGACAAGATCATGCAAGGTGTGGCGCAGTCTGTACCCGCTGCCGCGATCGAGGCTCCGGCCACCGCGGCCGGCAGCAGCGCTCCGTCTGTCCCTTCCTCGCAATTTTCCAGTGATTCCCGGGCCCGCGATGTCAGTCGCTCCCGCGAGCGCGAGTCCCGATAG
- the hflC gene encoding protease modulator HflC, which produces MNRIGFFVSTVLVLLGLLSSMLFVVDQRQFGVVYALGQIKEVITEPGLNFKLPPPFQNVRYIDKRLLTLDSSDTESMLTAEKQRVVIDWYVRWRITDPSEYIRNVGLDENAGAMQLNRVVRNAFQEEVNRRTVKELLSVKRDALMSDVKREVLEAVRGAKPWGVDVVDVRITRVDYVEAITESVYRRMEAERKRVANELRSTGAAEGEKIRADADRQREITIANAYRDAQKVKGEGDAEAARQYAEAFGKDPQFAQFYRSLDAYKASFNRKSDVMVLDPSSAEFFKVFRGAVPASAASATARKP; this is translated from the coding sequence GTGAACAGAATCGGTTTTTTTGTGTCGACGGTCCTGGTGCTGCTCGGGCTGCTGAGCTCCATGCTGTTCGTGGTCGACCAGCGTCAGTTTGGGGTGGTGTACGCCTTGGGGCAGATCAAGGAGGTGATCACCGAGCCTGGCCTGAACTTCAAGCTGCCGCCACCATTTCAGAACGTTCGCTATATCGACAAGCGCTTGCTGACGCTCGACAGCTCGGATACCGAGTCCATGCTGACCGCGGAAAAGCAGCGCGTGGTCATCGACTGGTATGTGCGCTGGCGCATCACTGATCCGTCGGAGTACATCCGCAATGTGGGGCTTGATGAGAATGCCGGTGCCATGCAGCTCAATCGCGTCGTGCGCAACGCGTTCCAGGAAGAGGTCAACCGTCGCACGGTAAAGGAGCTGCTGTCAGTCAAGCGCGATGCACTGATGTCCGATGTCAAGCGCGAGGTGCTCGAAGCCGTGCGTGGCGCCAAACCATGGGGCGTGGACGTGGTGGATGTGCGCATCACGCGCGTGGACTACGTGGAGGCGATCACGGAGTCCGTGTACCGGCGTATGGAAGCCGAGCGCAAGCGCGTTGCCAACGAACTGCGCTCCACCGGCGCCGCAGAAGGTGAAAAGATCCGTGCCGATGCCGATCGCCAACGCGAGATCACCATCGCCAATGCGTATCGCGATGCCCAGAAGGTCAAGGGGGAGGGTGATGCCGAGGCGGCGCGTCAATATGCCGAGGCATTCGGCAAGGATCCGCAGTTTGCCCAGTTCTATCGCAGCCTGGACGCCTACAAGGCCAGCTTCAATCGCAAGAGCGATGTGATGGTGCTCGATCCGTCGTCCGCCGAGTTCTTCAAGGTGTTTCGTGGCGCTGTGCCGGCGAGTGCAGCGTCGGCCACGGCGCGCAAGCCCTGA
- a CDS encoding DUF2065 domain-containing protein codes for MSGLGLALGWVLVLEGAIPLVSPSFWRRMFTQILQLRDGQIRFVALLSMCAGALVLLLS; via the coding sequence CTGAGCGGGTTAGGGCTCGCACTTGGATGGGTCTTGGTGCTTGAGGGCGCCATTCCCTTGGTGTCACCGTCATTTTGGCGGCGCATGTTCACGCAGATTCTGCAACTGCGCGATGGTCAGATTCGCTTTGTCGCGTTGCTGAGTATGTGCGCCGGCGCACTTGTGCTGCTGCTCAGCTAG
- a CDS encoding ATP phosphoribosyltransferase regulatory subunit, giving the protein MSAWVLPDHIADVLPSEARHIEELRRGLLDTACSYGYELVMPPLLEHLESLLTGTGEALDLQTFKLVDQLSGRSLGLRADTTQQVARIDAHLLNRGGVTRLCYCGPVLHTRPDRPHATREPLQFGAEIYGHSGIEADIETVQLSLECLRVADVRDVTVDLADVRIVRSLLAGVPVGWQTLGRVHAALAAKDASELQSLTADFPATSREGLMALLQLYGDAHVLDEAEVALKSVTGVSAVLADLRAISSTIQDAQVTFDLADLRGYAYYSGARFAIYTSGASDALVRGGRYDEVGAVFGRNRPAAGFSLDVKQLVGVVAPRPLKAAIRAPWGAERAVHVAIADLRANGETVVCMLPGRGAEVDEFHCDRELVQIAGQWVVRAI; this is encoded by the coding sequence ATGTCTGCCTGGGTCCTGCCGGATCACATTGCCGATGTCCTGCCGTCCGAGGCGCGGCATATCGAAGAACTTCGCCGGGGTCTGCTCGACACCGCTTGCAGCTATGGCTACGAGTTGGTCATGCCTCCACTGCTGGAGCATCTCGAATCGCTGCTGACGGGTACAGGAGAGGCGCTGGACCTCCAGACGTTCAAGCTGGTGGATCAACTCTCTGGACGCTCCCTCGGTCTGCGCGCCGACACCACGCAACAAGTGGCACGTATTGACGCGCATTTGCTGAACCGCGGTGGCGTGACCAGGCTGTGCTACTGCGGTCCGGTGCTGCACACGCGACCAGATCGTCCGCACGCAACGCGTGAGCCCTTGCAGTTTGGCGCAGAGATCTATGGGCATTCCGGCATAGAGGCCGACATTGAAACGGTACAGCTTTCGCTCGAGTGCTTGCGTGTTGCCGATGTGCGGGACGTGACCGTGGACCTGGCTGATGTGCGCATTGTCCGCAGCCTTTTGGCCGGTGTTCCTGTCGGCTGGCAGACTTTGGGGCGGGTGCACGCGGCTCTTGCGGCCAAGGACGCAAGTGAGTTGCAGTCACTGACGGCAGATTTTCCCGCCACTTCACGTGAGGGGCTCATGGCGTTGCTGCAGTTGTACGGCGACGCACATGTGTTGGATGAGGCCGAAGTAGCTCTGAAATCGGTTACTGGCGTGAGTGCTGTCCTGGCGGACCTGCGGGCCATCTCTTCGACGATTCAGGATGCACAGGTGACTTTTGACCTGGCGGACCTGCGTGGATACGCGTACTACAGCGGCGCTCGTTTTGCCATCTATACCTCCGGAGCCAGCGATGCGCTTGTGCGTGGTGGGCGCTATGACGAGGTTGGAGCGGTGTTTGGGCGCAACCGACCGGCAGCGGGCTTCAGCCTGGATGTCAAGCAATTGGTCGGAGTGGTCGCTCCGCGTCCGCTAAAGGCAGCCATCCGCGCTCCCTGGGGGGCGGAGCGCGCTGTTCACGTGGCCATTGCTGACTTGCGCGCCAATGGCGAAACCGTGGTGTGCATGCTTCCTGGGCGTGGCGCAGAAGTCGACGAATTCCACTGTGACAGGGAATTGGTTCAGATCGCTGGCCAGTGGGTCGTTCGTGCCATTTGA